In uncultured Bacteroides sp., one genomic interval encodes:
- a CDS encoding dTDP-4-dehydrorhamnose 3,5-epimerase: protein MEGVIKYPLRHIMVPKGDIYHALKATDDGFRGFGEAYFTRIVHGEVKGWKRHNKITLNLVVALGCVKFVVYDDREDSSSKGEFCELILSPDGDYCRFTLDPGLWMAFTSVSEGESIVLDIINMPHDPSETDSKTLDEIPYKFDD from the coding sequence ATGGAAGGAGTAATTAAATATCCATTAAGGCATATAATGGTTCCCAAAGGAGATATCTATCATGCCTTGAAGGCTACGGATGATGGATTCAGGGGATTTGGTGAGGCCTATTTTACCCGAATAGTTCATGGTGAAGTAAAAGGATGGAAAAGACATAATAAAATAACTCTAAACCTGGTGGTGGCTTTAGGATGTGTGAAATTTGTAGTATATGATGATAGAGAGGATAGTTCTTCGAAGGGTGAATTCTGTGAGTTGATATTATCTCCCGATGGTGATTACTGCCGGTTTACACTAGACCCTGGACTTTGGATGGCTTTTACAAGTGTAAGTGAAGGTGAATCGATAGTGCTTGATATTATTAATATGCCTCACGATCCGAGCGAAACTGATAGTAAGACACTGGACGAAATTCCCTATAAATTTGATGACTAA
- a CDS encoding MATE family efflux transporter: protein MPDERSRRIAKNTAMLYLRMIFIMFVSLYTSRIVLSTLGVSDYGVYNVVGGVVYMFSFLNAAMTNGTQRFLSYELGRGDISQLRKMFSITLSIHILIGLVIFVLAETLGLWFLNTQLNIPAERMMAANWVYQFSILSFMISVIQVPYNSLIIAHERMNVYAYVSIIEVMLRLLIVFILTQIDYDKLTLYGFLYFSVTLIAAVIYAAYCKIKFSECTSHFVYDHLLFKRLLSFAGWNLYGNVTCVVAAQGVNLILNIFFGPVINAARGIAYQISSSIYGFANNFQMAVNPQIIKSYAAGENEYMMNLIFRSAKFSFYLLFIIALPVFIEVDFILKIWLKIVPEYTSLFCRLIIISGLLDVFSGPLQTAANATGKIKLYQFTEGTIILLLMPLSYSLYKLGYAPQATFYVGILISIALQFARLMILRGLIQIDMKRFVMDVFFKTIFVGFLASLIPFLIKDLYRNEVIRFFVVCFSSVASSFTIIYFLGLNTSEKIFVKEKISQIYAKIVRK, encoded by the coding sequence ATGCCAGACGAGAGAAGTAGAAGGATAGCAAAGAATACTGCTATGCTCTATCTTAGAATGATTTTTATAATGTTTGTTTCATTATATACATCCAGAATTGTATTGAGTACTTTGGGCGTTTCCGATTACGGTGTATACAATGTGGTAGGTGGCGTGGTTTATATGTTTTCTTTTCTGAATGCAGCAATGACCAATGGTACTCAACGATTTCTTTCGTACGAACTGGGAAGAGGGGATATATCTCAATTAAGAAAAATGTTCAGCATTACACTTTCCATTCATATACTCATAGGGCTGGTGATTTTTGTTCTTGCTGAAACGTTGGGTTTATGGTTCCTGAACACTCAACTAAATATTCCCGCGGAAAGAATGATGGCGGCTAATTGGGTGTATCAGTTTTCTATTCTTTCTTTTATGATTTCGGTGATTCAGGTTCCTTATAATTCATTAATTATTGCACATGAGCGGATGAATGTGTATGCTTATGTAAGTATAATTGAAGTAATGTTAAGATTGTTAATTGTATTTATACTTACTCAGATTGATTATGACAAGTTGACACTATATGGTTTCCTTTATTTTTCAGTAACTCTTATTGCTGCTGTTATATATGCAGCTTATTGCAAGATTAAATTTAGTGAATGTACCAGCCATTTTGTGTATGATCATTTACTATTTAAAAGATTGCTAAGTTTTGCCGGATGGAACTTATATGGAAATGTGACATGTGTAGTGGCTGCCCAAGGGGTAAACCTCATTTTGAATATATTTTTTGGACCAGTGATAAATGCAGCCAGAGGTATTGCTTATCAGATAAGCAGTTCAATATATGGCTTTGCAAACAATTTTCAGATGGCGGTAAATCCTCAGATCATAAAATCGTACGCTGCAGGTGAGAATGAATACATGATGAACCTGATTTTCCGGAGTGCCAAATTTTCTTTCTATCTACTTTTTATAATAGCCTTGCCGGTTTTTATTGAAGTCGATTTTATTTTGAAGATATGGCTGAAGATAGTGCCTGAATATACATCTTTATTCTGTAGGTTAATTATTATCAGTGGATTGCTTGATGTATTCTCTGGCCCTTTGCAAACAGCTGCAAATGCTACGGGTAAAATTAAACTTTATCAGTTTACTGAAGGAACTATTATTTTGTTATTAATGCCTTTGTCCTATTCCCTTTATAAATTAGGGTATGCACCGCAGGCTACATTTTATGTGGGGATATTGATTTCGATAGCTTTGCAGTTTGCACGTCTCATGATCTTGAGAGGTCTGATTCAGATTGATATGAAACGTTTTGTAATGGATGTTTTCTTTAAAACGATATTTGTGGGCTTTTTAGCATCCCTGATTCCATTTCTGATCAAAGATCTATATAGAAATGAAGTGATACGTTTCTTTGTTGTATGTTTTTCTAGTGTAGCTTCATCGTTTACTATTATTTATTTTTTGGGGTTGAATACGTCTGAAAAAATATTTGTGAAGGAGAAAATAAGCCAGATTTATGCAAAAATAGTAAGAAAATAA
- a CDS encoding glycosyltransferase, which translates to MTLTFITNLIIHHQVPVADEFYQLLGKDYTFVATQAVPDSFIKNGYPDLSDKPYLLKAYESRENYEKAMELAEKSDVVVFGISPLELIVKRLKQNKLTFIYSERLFKDGYYHLLSPRVWLNLYNHHIKYRNKNVYMLCSSAYTAFDVSLVGAYPDKCLKWAYFTKIEELDIEYLLKLKSDKDIQMLWVARFLNWKHPEMPVKLARRLKDKGYKFIIRMAGSGEFFQKTKNLIEKLNVGDCVSLIGNMPNDEILALMQNSHIFIFTSDRNEGWGAVLNEAMSNGCAVVASNMIGAAPYLIKQGENGYIFKSGDVKDLTSKVEDLINNPIRRNDFSRKAYQTLKDEWSPINAAHRFLLFSDSLIKGISLVITEGPCSKAEVNSSFKV; encoded by the coding sequence ATGACTCTAACATTCATAACCAATCTAATAATTCATCATCAGGTTCCTGTAGCTGATGAGTTCTATCAATTACTTGGAAAGGATTATACTTTCGTGGCAACGCAAGCTGTGCCTGATTCTTTTATAAAAAACGGATATCCTGATCTTTCTGATAAGCCCTACTTGTTGAAGGCCTACGAGAGTAGAGAAAATTATGAAAAGGCAATGGAGTTAGCTGAAAAATCGGATGTTGTGGTATTTGGTATTTCCCCCCTTGAATTGATAGTTAAAAGATTAAAACAGAATAAACTGACTTTTATCTACTCTGAACGTTTGTTTAAAGATGGGTATTATCACTTGTTATCTCCAAGAGTGTGGCTAAATCTATATAATCATCATATCAAATACAGAAATAAAAATGTATATATGCTCTGCTCCAGTGCCTATACAGCCTTTGATGTATCTCTGGTGGGGGCTTATCCGGATAAATGTTTGAAATGGGCTTATTTTACAAAGATAGAAGAACTAGATATTGAGTATTTGTTAAAACTTAAAAGCGATAAGGATATCCAGATGTTGTGGGTGGCTCGTTTTTTGAATTGGAAGCATCCCGAAATGCCTGTTAAACTAGCAAGAAGGCTTAAAGATAAAGGGTATAAATTTATTATAAGAATGGCTGGTAGTGGTGAGTTTTTTCAAAAGACAAAGAACCTGATTGAAAAGTTGAATGTAGGAGATTGTGTTTCATTGATTGGAAATATGCCCAATGATGAAATCTTAGCTTTAATGCAAAATTCACATATTTTTATCTTTACAAGTGACAGGAATGAAGGATGGGGAGCTGTTCTAAATGAAGCAATGAGCAATGGTTGTGCAGTGGTTGCTTCGAATATGATTGGAGCTGCACCTTATCTAATAAAGCAGGGGGAAAATGGATATATATTTAAATCGGGCGACGTAAAGGATCTTACCAGCAAGGTTGAAGATTTGATTAATAATCCAATACGAAGAAATGATTTTTCGCGAAAGGCTTATCAGACACTAAAGGACGAGTGGTCGCCAATAAATGCAGCACATCGTTTTTTATTGTTTTCAGATTCGTTAATCAAAGGAATCAGTTTAGTGATTACTGAAGGTCCTTGCAGTAAAGCTGAGGTAAATAGCTCTTTTAAAGTGTGA
- a CDS encoding DegT/DnrJ/EryC1/StrS family aminotransferase, giving the protein MEKKLITVTSPLIPPLEEFVTYLEDIWNRKWLTNNGVYHQQLEKALCEYLGVDYISLFSNGTLALITALQTLRITGEVIVTPFSFVATTNAIWWNGIKPVFVDVDPLTLNLDPDKIEAAITPNTTAVVPVHVYGNPANIKRIEEIADIYGLKVINDAAHAFAVEQDGHSILNYGDLSILSFHATKTYSTIEGGAIICHDEKMKKRIDYLKNFGFANETTVVAPGINAKMDEVRAAYGLLGLKYVDQAIENRHKVAIRYREVLKDIPGISFMNDMQGVKHNYSYFPIFVDEEIYGMSRDALYQKMKDDNVLGRRYFYPLISTFPTYKGLESAKPSNLPIATKAANTVICLPMHHELSDDDVERVLNLIKNER; this is encoded by the coding sequence ATGGAAAAGAAACTAATTACGGTAACCTCTCCACTGATTCCTCCACTAGAGGAGTTTGTTACTTACCTGGAGGATATCTGGAATAGGAAGTGGCTCACTAATAATGGTGTATATCATCAACAACTTGAAAAAGCATTGTGTGAGTATTTGGGAGTTGATTATATTAGTCTGTTTTCAAATGGAACATTAGCTTTGATAACAGCCTTACAAACACTAAGGATTACGGGTGAGGTAATAGTAACTCCATTTAGTTTTGTGGCAACAACCAATGCTATTTGGTGGAATGGTATAAAACCTGTATTTGTGGATGTGGATCCACTGACATTAAATCTGGATCCGGATAAGATTGAAGCAGCTATTACCCCTAATACAACAGCTGTTGTCCCCGTGCATGTATACGGAAATCCGGCTAATATAAAGAGAATTGAGGAAATTGCTGATATATACGGACTTAAAGTAATTAATGATGCTGCTCATGCATTTGCTGTGGAACAGGATGGTCATTCTATTCTGAATTATGGTGACTTGAGTATTTTAAGTTTTCATGCAACCAAGACTTATTCTACCATTGAAGGAGGGGCTATTATTTGCCATGACGAAAAAATGAAAAAGAGAATTGATTATTTGAAAAATTTTGGATTTGCCAATGAAACAACAGTTGTGGCTCCGGGTATCAATGCTAAGATGGATGAGGTGAGGGCAGCTTATGGATTGTTGGGATTGAAGTATGTGGATCAGGCCATTGAAAATAGACATAAAGTGGCTATTCGATACAGGGAGGTGTTAAAGGATATACCTGGTATATCATTTATGAATGATATGCAGGGAGTAAAACACAACTATTCTTATTTCCCTATTTTTGTGGATGAAGAAATATATGGTATGAGTCGGGATGCCCTTTATCAGAAAATGAAAGATGACAATGTGTTGGGAAGGAGATATTTCTATCCACTAATCAGTACATTCCCCACTTACAAGGGACTTGAATCTGCCAAACCTTCTAATCTGCCTATTGCTACGAAAGCAGCCAATACTGTGATTTGTTTGCCGATGCATCATGAACTGAGCGATGATGATGTGGAACGTGTCTTGAATCTTATAAAAAATGAACGATGA
- a CDS encoding WbqC family protein, which yields MKIGIMQPYFLPYLGYFQLIKAVDNYIIYDDVNYIMRGWINRNNFLINGKAKIVTISLKGASPNKLIYESEINDDFRKFLKTIYCNYAKAPFFNDVFQLIERIVDYEDKCLSRFIINCIKEICIYMNINTNLLISSELPKDISLKGVDKVIDICKCLKADTCINPIGGLQMYKKEYFALHGIDLFFLQTEETPYKQLNNDFVSGLSILDVLMFNSVGQIEFMLNRYKLI from the coding sequence ATGAAAATAGGAATAATGCAACCTTATTTCCTTCCATATTTAGGATATTTTCAGCTGATAAAGGCCGTTGATAATTATATTATTTATGATGATGTAAATTATATCATGCGTGGTTGGATTAATCGGAATAATTTTTTAATTAATGGTAAAGCGAAAATAGTTACAATTAGTCTGAAAGGTGCTAGTCCCAATAAATTAATCTACGAGAGTGAAATCAATGATGATTTTCGGAAATTTTTGAAGACGATTTATTGCAATTATGCAAAAGCTCCTTTTTTCAATGATGTATTTCAACTGATAGAAAGAATTGTAGACTACGAAGATAAATGTTTATCTCGGTTTATTATAAATTGCATCAAAGAGATTTGCATCTATATGAATATAAATACCAATTTACTGATCTCGTCAGAATTACCTAAAGATATTTCTTTAAAAGGGGTTGATAAGGTGATTGATATTTGTAAATGCCTTAAAGCAGATACTTGTATCAACCCTATTGGTGGATTACAGATGTATAAAAAAGAGTATTTTGCTTTGCATGGTATTGATCTATTCTTTCTGCAAACGGAGGAAACTCCTTACAAACAGTTGAATAACGACTTTGTGTCAGGACTCTCTATTCTAGACGTGTTAATGTTTAATTCTGTAGGACAGATTGAATTTATGCTGAATAGATATAAATTAATATGA
- a CDS encoding WbqC family protein, giving the protein MKIGIMQPYFLPYIGYFQLIKAVDQYIVCDDLNYINNGWINRNNILIGGEKRLCTIPLKKASQNKLINQIEIVDDFSRLLKTVEVNYAKAPYFKDVIQLVERMFSYKNRCLSNFVLNSIKEVLQYLGVSTPIIISSTLDKDCSLKGKDKIINICKGLGAEIYINAIGGQKLYNRAEFAAQGIELKFLETELVPYKQFDKEFIPMLSILDIMMFNSVDEINLMLGNYILI; this is encoded by the coding sequence ATGAAAATAGGAATAATGCAACCATATTTTTTGCCTTATATTGGATATTTTCAGCTAATAAAGGCAGTTGATCAGTATATAGTTTGCGATGACCTTAATTATATAAATAATGGATGGATTAACCGGAACAATATTCTGATTGGTGGGGAAAAAAGACTATGTACTATTCCGTTGAAAAAAGCAAGCCAGAATAAGTTGATTAACCAGATAGAAATAGTGGATGACTTTTCGAGATTATTGAAAACAGTCGAGGTGAATTATGCTAAAGCTCCTTACTTTAAGGACGTTATTCAATTAGTGGAAAGAATGTTCTCTTATAAGAACAGATGTTTATCAAATTTTGTACTTAATAGCATAAAGGAGGTGCTTCAATATTTGGGAGTAAGCACTCCGATAATTATTTCTTCTACATTGGATAAAGATTGTTCATTGAAGGGAAAAGATAAGATAATTAATATTTGTAAGGGACTTGGAGCAGAGATTTATATCAATGCAATAGGTGGACAGAAATTATATAATAGAGCAGAATTTGCAGCCCAAGGTATAGAATTGAAATTCTTGGAAACAGAACTAGTTCCTTATAAACAGTTTGACAAGGAGTTTATACCTATGCTGTCTATTTTAGATATTATGATGTTTAATTCTGTTGACGAAATAAACCTAATGCTGGGTAACTATATACTTATTTAA
- a CDS encoding WbqC family protein: protein MKLGIMQPYFLPYIGYFQLIKAVDKYVVSDDLHYIKHGWINRNYILVNNEKKMFTIKLKKASSNKLINEIEILDDFNDWFKTIRLNYSKAPYYKDVSCLLKRIVTYENRCLSEFIINSLKEILLYLHIKTPILKESQLNKDHLVKGKDEIIELCHLLRANNYINAIGGQNLYDKAYFSDHGIELNFIKTELVPYKQFRNEFIPSLSILDIMMFNSVDEINCMLDQYYLI from the coding sequence ATGAAATTAGGAATAATGCAACCTTATTTTTTACCATATATCGGTTATTTTCAATTGATAAAGGCTGTTGATAAATATGTGGTTTCTGACGATTTACATTATATTAAACATGGATGGATTAACAGAAACTATATATTAGTTAACAATGAAAAGAAAATGTTTACTATTAAACTAAAAAAAGCAAGTTCTAATAAATTAATTAATGAGATAGAAATATTGGATGACTTTAATGATTGGTTTAAAACAATCCGTCTGAATTATTCTAAAGCACCTTATTATAAAGATGTGTCGTGTTTGTTGAAAAGGATTGTTACTTATGAAAATAGATGTTTGTCTGAATTTATTATTAATAGTCTGAAAGAAATACTTCTTTATTTACATATAAAAACTCCGATCTTGAAGGAGTCCCAATTGAATAAAGATCATTTAGTGAAGGGGAAAGATGAGATTATTGAACTTTGTCATCTTTTGAGAGCTAATAATTATATCAATGCAATAGGTGGGCAGAATCTATATGATAAAGCATATTTTTCCGATCATGGAATAGAACTGAATTTTATAAAAACAGAATTAGTTCCTTATAAACAATTTAGAAACGAATTTATACCTTCTCTCTCCATCTTGGATATTATGATGTTTAATTCTGTTGATGAAATTAACTGCATGCTGGATCAATATTACTTAATATAA
- a CDS encoding WbqC family protein produces MKLGIMQPYFLPYIGYFQLIKAVDKYVVFDDVNYIMRGWINRNNFLVNGEKILLTISLKKSSSNRLINQIEIADNFTNFMKTVQQNYGKAPYFKDVYPLLERIVQYDDKCLSRFNANSIKEICNYLGIDTTLLISSDLPKDCSLKGMAKGLEICRLLKTDVYINAIGGQKLYKKEDFSLYNIELYFLQTDNISYKQFNKTFISNLSILDVLMFNSVKDANTLLDKYKLI; encoded by the coding sequence ATGAAGCTAGGAATAATGCAGCCTTATTTTCTGCCTTATATTGGATATTTTCAGTTGATTAAGGCAGTTGATAAATACGTTGTTTTTGATGACGTGAATTATATTATGCGTGGATGGATTAATAGGAATAACTTTCTTGTAAATGGAGAAAAAATTCTTCTGACCATATCTTTGAAGAAATCTAGCTCAAATAGGTTGATTAATCAAATAGAGATTGCGGATAATTTTACAAACTTCATGAAGACGGTTCAGCAAAATTATGGAAAGGCTCCTTATTTCAAAGATGTATATCCATTACTTGAAAGAATTGTACAATATGATGATAAATGTTTATCGAGGTTTAATGCTAATAGTATAAAAGAAATTTGTAATTATCTAGGTATTGATACAACATTGTTAATTTCCTCTGATTTGCCCAAGGATTGTTCTTTAAAAGGAATGGCAAAAGGTCTTGAAATATGTAGGCTTCTTAAAACTGATGTTTACATTAATGCAATTGGTGGACAGAAACTTTACAAAAAAGAAGATTTCTCATTGTACAATATTGAGCTGTATTTTTTACAAACGGACAATATATCATATAAACAGTTTAACAAAACTTTCATCTCGAATCTTTCTATTTTGGATGTCTTAATGTTCAACTCGGTAAAAGATGCAAATACATTATTGGATAAGTATAAACTAATATAA
- a CDS encoding glycosyltransferase family A protein encodes MNAEIVPKVSVICLAYNHESFIRKCMDGFVMQQANFSFEVLVHDDASTDNTASIIREYEVKYPDLIKPIYQTENKYSQKIDIPRTYQYPRAKGEYIAICEGDDYWIDPLKLQKQVDFLDENPDYGLVWTDVNCLHQESQKLQEGYFKKDVFDFCNSFNDYLLYAPFRAPCTWVFRKKCICAKHMSYVAGDLPLILDVLACYKVKKMDDVTAVYRVLDKSASHFCNVDKFYAFMKGIYRIKIDYALKYNVSEKLVETINLKYCKDSYLYAAAAGDMEQVITARKMLLGRDDLTKELKLRMLLSRFRTGRLCLKIRVKIFLIKKRLTS; translated from the coding sequence ATGAATGCTGAGATTGTTCCCAAAGTAAGTGTTATATGTCTGGCATATAACCACGAGTCTTTTATCAGAAAATGTATGGATGGCTTTGTGATGCAGCAAGCAAACTTTTCTTTTGAAGTGTTGGTTCATGATGATGCATCGACAGATAATACAGCCAGCATTATTCGTGAATATGAAGTTAAATATCCGGATCTTATCAAACCAATTTATCAGACCGAAAACAAATATTCACAAAAAATAGATATTCCTAGGACCTATCAATATCCAAGAGCAAAAGGTGAGTATATTGCTATTTGTGAAGGTGATGATTACTGGATTGACCCATTGAAATTGCAAAAGCAGGTGGATTTTTTGGATGAAAATCCTGATTATGGACTGGTATGGACTGATGTGAACTGTTTGCACCAGGAATCGCAGAAATTGCAGGAAGGTTATTTTAAAAAAGATGTATTTGATTTTTGTAACAGCTTTAATGACTACTTGTTGTATGCACCTTTCAGGGCACCTTGTACCTGGGTCTTCAGAAAAAAATGTATTTGTGCTAAACACATGTCTTATGTTGCCGGAGATTTGCCTTTGATTCTTGATGTACTAGCTTGTTACAAAGTGAAGAAAATGGATGATGTCACAGCAGTATATAGGGTGCTGGATAAAAGTGCCAGTCATTTCTGTAATGTGGATAAATTTTATGCTTTTATGAAGGGTATTTATCGAATAAAAATAGATTATGCCTTGAAGTATAATGTAAGTGAAAAACTCGTTGAAACGATTAATTTGAAATATTGTAAAGATTCTTATTTGTATGCTGCGGCGGCAGGGGATATGGAACAGGTTATAACGGCTCGTAAAATGCTTCTGGGAAGAGATGACTTGACTAAAGAATTAAAACTGAGAATGTTACTGTCTAGATTTAGAACAGGACGATTATGTCTTAAAATCAGAGTTAAAATTTTTCTGATAAAAAAAAGACTGACTTCATAA
- a CDS encoding glycosyltransferase family 4 protein yields MKILWITNILFPDLCKELGMKELVTGGWMYSLAKLLICESSVKLAVATVYSGKILMSKEINGISYFLLPLQRDNKRYSKNMEKYWLEVQDEFQPDAVHIHGTEFAHGLAYIRACSPKNVTISIQGLLSVYERYYYTGITNAEIFKNISLRDILKMDTIFQQRVKMRKRGMLEHEYIQSVDYVIGRTSWDMAHVLTINPKVNYLFCNETLRGEFYQHTWSLKSCEKHSVFVSQAAYPIKGLHQVLKALPSVLKKYPDTKLYIGGSDCIPHNLKEKLLQTGYDKYILRLMKKLKIRDKVIYTGILGEKEMCNRYLKSHLFVCPSSIENSPNSVGESQLLGVPCIASYVGGIPDMIESGKTGLLYRFEETEMLSKAICEIFGNDNLAELLSFNEQAVAAGRHSGEVNRNTMIAIYKAIC; encoded by the coding sequence ATGAAAATACTTTGGATTACTAATATATTATTTCCTGATCTGTGTAAAGAATTGGGAATGAAAGAACTTGTTACCGGAGGATGGATGTATTCCTTGGCAAAATTACTAATATGCGAATCTTCTGTGAAGTTGGCAGTAGCTACTGTTTACTCTGGCAAAATTTTAATGAGCAAGGAGATAAATGGCATTTCCTACTTCTTGTTGCCTTTACAAAGAGATAATAAAAGATATAGCAAGAATATGGAGAAATACTGGTTAGAGGTGCAGGATGAATTTCAACCAGATGCTGTTCATATACATGGCACTGAGTTTGCTCATGGATTGGCTTATATAAGGGCTTGTTCCCCAAAAAATGTGACAATTTCCATTCAGGGATTATTGAGTGTGTATGAACGGTATTACTATACAGGAATTACAAACGCTGAAATATTTAAAAATATATCGCTTAGGGATATACTGAAAATGGATACAATTTTTCAGCAAAGGGTGAAGATGCGAAAACGGGGTATGCTGGAGCATGAATACATTCAATCTGTAGATTATGTGATTGGAAGGACCAGCTGGGATATGGCACATGTTTTGACTATTAATCCTAAGGTGAACTACCTTTTTTGCAACGAAACACTAAGAGGAGAGTTTTATCAGCATACATGGTCTTTGAAGAGTTGCGAAAAGCATTCTGTTTTTGTAAGTCAAGCAGCTTATCCTATAAAAGGACTGCATCAGGTGTTGAAAGCTTTGCCTAGTGTGTTGAAGAAATATCCGGATACGAAATTATATATAGGAGGAAGTGATTGTATTCCGCATAATTTGAAAGAGAAGCTTCTGCAAACTGGGTATGACAAGTATATTCTGAGGTTGATGAAAAAGTTAAAAATCAGAGATAAGGTGATATATACAGGAATTCTAGGTGAGAAGGAGATGTGCAACAGATATCTTAAATCTCATCTTTTCGTTTGTCCTTCTTCCATAGAAAATAGTCCTAATTCAGTGGGTGAATCTCAGTTGTTAGGTGTGCCGTGTATCGCATCTTATGTTGGGGGTATTCCAGATATGATAGAAAGCGGGAAGACTGGCTTATTGTATAGGTTTGAAGAAACTGAAATGCTGTCAAAAGCGATTTGTGAGATTTTTGGGAATGATAATCTTGCGGAATTACTTTCATTCAACGAACAGGCTGTTGCTGCAGGAAGGCATTCGGGAGAAGTGAATAGGAACACAATGATAGCTATTTATAAGGCTATTTGTTAA
- a CDS encoding glycosyltransferase, with translation MKNKIIFLECTRHYSYRFSAFNTKTELLAKGLQLQGDDIFIIDSIIGEIELTKPLSNIRNGLRFQLFPRKGFLFWCMAKNFIRLAKLMKKEYTPEAKNIIVLTCPFYLLFLLYILLARIYRYKVVSIIDECHTALEITGSFANTVKISHYLNDRTFGYFVDGILPISHFLMDKISHFHKPFFLLPILADYDFVPNIQQPQSDYFLYCGVCGYYRVISTIIKSFAHFVQKGGRQNLILILSGDKRLIENDINACNLSERVTIMQNVTYLELLQLYSNSLALLIPLSPSSLQDKARFSQKIAEYLSSSRPIITVNVGEIPYYFEDKRNAFVLNELTDNSLCEAMLFVAAHLSLADEVGANGYKTGKESFNYLTVCEKLHNYLSII, from the coding sequence ATGAAAAATAAAATTATCTTTTTGGAATGCACCAGACACTATAGTTATAGGTTTTCTGCATTTAATACGAAAACGGAGCTGTTGGCTAAAGGTTTGCAACTGCAAGGTGATGATATTTTTATTATTGACTCAATTATCGGAGAGATAGAATTGACAAAACCACTTTCTAATATTCGGAATGGACTAAGGTTTCAGTTGTTTCCAAGAAAGGGCTTTTTATTTTGGTGTATGGCTAAGAACTTTATCAGGCTGGCTAAACTGATGAAAAAGGAATATACCCCTGAAGCTAAGAATATAATCGTTTTAACTTGCCCTTTTTATCTGTTGTTTTTGCTTTATATATTGTTGGCAAGGATTTACAGATATAAAGTAGTTTCTATTATAGATGAATGTCATACCGCATTAGAAATTACAGGCTCTTTTGCAAATACGGTAAAAATTTCCCATTATCTGAATGATCGGACTTTTGGCTATTTCGTGGATGGAATACTTCCTATTTCTCATTTTTTGATGGATAAAATCAGTCATTTCCACAAACCCTTTTTCCTGTTGCCGATACTGGCAGATTATGACTTTGTTCCTAATATACAGCAACCGCAATCAGACTATTTTCTCTACTGTGGAGTTTGTGGATATTACAGGGTTATATCAACTATTATAAAGAGTTTTGCACACTTTGTTCAAAAAGGAGGACGACAGAATTTGATATTGATACTATCGGGCGATAAAAGATTAATTGAAAATGATATTAATGCTTGTAATTTATCTGAAAGAGTTACTATCATGCAAAATGTTACTTATTTAGAGCTACTGCAATTATATAGTAATTCATTAGCACTGCTAATTCCCCTATCTCCTAGTTCGTTGCAAGATAAGGCTAGATTTAGCCAGAAAATTGCAGAATATCTCTCTTCATCTAGACCTATTATAACAGTGAATGTAGGAGAAATTCCTTATTATTTCGAAGATAAAAGAAATGCTTTTGTACTGAATGAATTAACTGATAATTCCTTATGTGAAGCTATGCTCTTTGTTGCTGCTCATTTATCTCTTGCAGATGAGGTGGGTGCCAACGGATATAAAACAGGGAAAGAATCATTTAATTACCTTACTGTATGCGAAAAATTGCATAATTATCTTTCTATTATTTGA